In Desulfuromonas acetexigens, the genomic stretch AGAACATCGGAAAGCCGTGTGCGGGAAAACCGCACGCACGGTTTGATGAGGGAGGGCTGGTCCAAACAGCCACGGCAAGGCCATTTAGACACCGTCGGACGAAAGGGACGGAAACGGATAAGCCGAGCCTAAAGCTGTGTAAACCTGCCCTCTACTCTACCCGACCATGGAGGCTTGAACCGGCTCGTGATTCGTCGAGAAGAAACCTTTGTTTACCGTAAGGAAATCCGGACATGACCGTCGGGAAATCTTACACATTATCGAGGCAACGTCGCCACCGAGAACCAAAAAGATCGAAAAAACGGCAGATTAGAAAAAGGCGCGGTTCTTGCTAATCTTTCTGATAGATATGCTTTCTTTTCCTCAAAAGGATGGAGCCCATGAGACATTTAATGACCGTTCTTGCCGTCGCCCTCTTCACGACCCTCAGCTTTTCCACGGCTCAGGCCCTGACCCTGACCGCCGCGAAAGACTCTTATATTGAAAGCGGCCTGCCATCAACGAACTTCGGTACCGCCCCCGTGGATCTCATCAAACGGCAGGACAATACCGTCTGGACCCGCATCAGCTATTTCGGTTTTGATCTGAGCAGTCTCTCCCATACGGCGATTGCCGATGCCACGTTTTCCCTTAATTTCATCGACAGCGCTCGGGGGATAACCAGCGACACGATCAACTATTCGTTCGAACTTTTCGGCCTGACCAATGAGAGCCTCGACGGATGGGGAGAGAACAGCATCACCTGGGACAACTCCCCCAGCCGGGTTTATACGAACGCCGACGGCCTTGCCTCACTCGGCACCTTCAGTCTCACCGGCAAGGGGTTAGGCGCTTTCGACTTTACCAGCCAGGCATTTGTCGACTTCCTGAACAGCGATACCAACGACATCGCCACCCTCGTCCTGGCGCGAACCACCAACCAGATCGGCGACAACAATTACATTCACGCCGTGGCCTCCCGGGAAAATACCGCCGTTGCCGGCCCCAGGTTGGCGGTAACGCCGATTCCCGAGCCCTCGACCCTGCTCCTTCTCGGCGCGGGGCTGGTCGGAATCGGGCTGATCGGCCGGCGCAAGAGAAACTGAAGCCCCACGCCCAGGGACAAGCGCTCCTAACAAAAACAGCCGCTCGCGGGATTCGCACCCCGGAGCGGCTGTTATTTTTGACAGTTCTTGTAAACGGCTTGCTTTCTAGCGTAGCGCCTCGGCGAAGCGGCGGTTGACTTCGTTCCAGTTCACCACCTGCCACCACTGGTTGAGATAGGCCGCCCGGCGGTTCTGGTAGCTGAGATAGTAGGCATGCTCCCAGACGTCGATGGCGAGGATCGGGGTACCCTTGACCTCGGCGATATCCATGAGGGGGTTGTCCTGGTTGGCGGTGGAGGTGACGGCGAGTTTCTTTTCAGGAGTGACGATCAACCATGCCCAGCCCGAGCCGAAACGGGTCGCGCCGGCCTGGTTGAACTGTTTTTTCAGCTCATCGAGGGAACCGAAGGCCTGGTTGATCGCCGCACTCAGTTCCGCCGAGGGCGCCCCGCCGGTTCCTGCCGGCGCCATGACCTTCCAGAAGAAATCGTGATTGTAATGGCCGCCGCCGTTGTTGCGTACCGCTGGGTTGAAGCTGGAGATTTTCGCCATCATGCCTTCGAGGGCCATCCCTTCCAGTTCGGGAAAGGTCTTGACCTGGGCGTTGAGATTGTTGACGTAGCCCTGATGATGCAGACCGTGGTGGATCTCCATGGTCAGTTTATCGACATAGGGCTCCAGGGCATCGCTGGCGTAGGGCAGCGCGGGCAGCGTAAAGGGCTGCGCCAGGGCGGCGCCGGTCATCACGGCCATGGCACAAAAAAGGGCCAGGGCGAGGAGGAAAATGCGTCTTTTCATTTGCTGTCTCCTTGGTTGAATGGGGATTGTTCGTTGACCTCTCTCATAATTTGACCAAAAAAGTCAGAAAATGCAAGGAGGAGCCGAACAAAGGGGGTGCCGTGCTGAAAAACACCCTTTCGAACAAATTGACAGCATCCGGGACACAAGGTAAGGTGCCACATCCCTTTACCCCGATCCGACAGGTATGAAATAGATGGCCAAACCACCGGTAAAACCACCGAAAGATCAGAAATCGAAACGCCGCGTTCCGGAGCCTCCCATCGAGTTGGATATCAACCGCCTCGACGACGAGGGGCTCGGGATCGGCTATTACCAGACCAAGGAAGTGCTCATCGCCGGCGCCCTGCCCGGCGAAAAGGTGACCTTCGCCATCGAGCATGAAGGGCAGCGGCGCATCATCGGCCAGTTGCGCAAAGTGCTCCGCAAGAGCGTCGAGCGAGGCGTGCCGAGTTGTAAACGCGCCCAGGACTGCCAGGGCTGTTCGCTCATCGCCATGAACTACCCGGCCCAGTTGCGCTTCAAGGAAGCCAAGGTCCGTCGCCACCTGAGCAACCGGACGCTGCTTGCCGAAGTGCCGGTACTCCCCATCCTGGAAGCCGAGCAGCGCCTCGGCTACCGCACCAACGCCAAACTGGTGATGGCCAAGGAACGGGGGGAAGTCAAGATCGGCCTCTATCGCCGGGGCAGCCACGCGGTGGTGGATATCGCCGACTGCCCTCTGCATCATCCCCTGATCAACCGCATCGTCGCCGTGGTCAAGGAAGAGATCGCCCGGCAGGATGTCTATCTATATAACCCGCGCAGTAAACGGGGTCTGTTGCGCTACCTGACGATCAAGGTCGCTCCGGCGGCGAACCGGGCGATGGTCACCTTCGTCTGCTCCGAGCGCAATTTCCGGGATCTCACCCATCTCGGCAAGTGGCTGATGAAAAAGGTGCCGGAGGTCGTCTCGGTGCAGCAGAACATCAACAGCGCCGAGGGGAATGTGATTTTCGGGCGGGAAACGCTGAAAATGCTGGGAGTGCCCGATCTCATCGATCAGGTGGGGGAGATCCGCCTGCGCATTGCGCCGACTTCTTTCTTTCAGGTGCACAACGAGCAGGCGGCACGCATCTATGCCCAGGTGCGCCAGTGGGCCGGACTGAAACCGGGAGAGATCGCCGTCGATCTTTACTGCGGCATCGGCGGTATCGCCCTCAATCTGGCCCGGGACGCCGCCCGGGTGATCGGCATCGAAGTCAGCGAAGAGGCGGTACGCAATGCCCGAGAAAATGCCCGCATGAACGAGCGCAACAACTGCGCCTTCATCGCCGGCGACGCCGCCGAACTGATCCACGACCTGGCCGGGGAGCTGCCGCCGGGGAGCGTCGCCGTGCTCAATCCCCCCCGGGGCGGCTGCGCCGAGGAGGTTTTGACCGAACTGGCGGGCCTGGAGCCGCGCACGATCATCTACGTCTCCTGCAATCCCGAGACCCTGGCCCGGGACTTGGAGATCCTGCACCGCCTCGGCTACGGAACCGAAGCGGTCCAGCCGGTCGACATGTTCCCCCAGACCCCACACGTGGAATCGATCGCCCGGTTGGCGCCGCTACCAAGAACAATCTGAACGGCTTTAGGGTTTTTCCAGTTCCGCCAGACGCTCCCGGGCCTGGGCGGCGTAGGGGGAATCGGGATATTTTTGCAGGATTTCCCCGTAAAGCTGCCGGGCGTGCTCAGCGTTATACTGCCGCTCTTCGAGTTGGGCGGTGTCGTAAAGATCTTTCGCCCGGTCGCCACAGGCGCAGAGCAGAAGCGCCAGGCACCCGGCCAAAAACATTTTTTTCATGACAATCCTCCGTGATGGCTGTTGACGTTCGCGACCGGCCCTGCCGATCCCCGACACCATGCCGCGCCAGGAAACGCTTGTCAAAAAGATTTCGAATCCCAAGCCCAGGAAGAAGGAGGTTTTTCGCCGATGAAAACCCTTGATTGCCGCTTGCAGAAATGCCCCGGCCCGGTGGTCGAGACCCGCAAACAGTTGCTGGCCGATCCGGATGAACCCCTGACCGTGCTGGTCGGCGACGACACCGCCCGGCAGAATGTCTCCCGCCTCGCCCTGAACCTCCGTTGTCAGGTCCAGGCCACTGCCAACGAAGACGGCTTCGCCCTGGAGATTACCCCCGGCGCCCTGCCTAGCGCAGAGGCCGTCGTCCCGGCCCAGGGAAAAACCGTCGTTTATGTGGCCGCCGACGTCATGGGTGCGGGGGATAACGACCTTGGACATATTCTGATGAAAAACTTCATTTTCACCCTGGCCGAACTGGAGACACCTCCCGACGCCATCCTCTTCGTCAATGGTGGGGTCAGACTGACCACCGAAGGCTCCGACGTCATCGAACCGCTGGAAAAACTCGCCTGCAACGGTGCCGACATCGCCTCCTGCGGCCTCTGCCTGGAATTTTTCGGGCTTAAAGACAAACTCAAAGTCGGCCGCCCCACCAATATGCTCGACACCGTCGAGCAGCTGACCCGCGCCGGGCGCGTCGTCCGCCCCTGATCCGTCCCGCCTCCCCCATGCCGCCGGGATGTTCCATTCCGGCGGCATTTTCACAAACACCTCTTCAATCTTCAAAACACTCTCCAAGAACGAACCGTTCATCTTCCCCCCAACGGCATCCGGCACGATCCGCCACCACGGAATCTTTCAAATCTATTTGATTTATAAGAAAATTCTTTCTTGTAAAATAATAAAACGATGTATCATTGTTACCAGGTACGCGGCATCGCGGTTTCGAGTCGGGCATTTCACCGCCTACCCCGGGATGGATCAAAATTGATCAGCGATGGGGCATTTTGACTCACAAATAGACCAAGAGGGCGGAAGAACAAGCATTCACTGCGCGCGAAGACCGGACTTTTCCTGGCTTCATGCTCAACAAGAATCTTGGCCCGCATCTTGCTAACATATAGTTTCAACCTTGGTCATCATCAAAAATCCATCATCTTCAATAAAGAAAGGCTCAACCCATGCGCGTCGACTTTCCTCTGGAACAGATTTTCGGCCGACCTCCCCGCGAGGTCGAACAACTCTTTCGCTCCCAAGGGATCGATCCTGAGCTGCCCTACAGCTCCAAAATCACCTTCGCCGGAGTGACGATCGAGCAGGATGTCCCCCGCGACCAGCGGCCTTCACGCTTCTTCATCCCCATTCCGGCCCGCACCTACTGATTCATCCTTCGGGGTGTCCCGTCACCGACGGGACACCCCGCCCCCTCCGCCACGCCTGCCTTGTGCTTTTCCCCCCGCCATGCTATTTTTCCCCGACTGATCCATCGCATTATCTCTATCTATCAACCTGAAGACCGACTCCGGCCCCAGATTTACAGGGGCGAGAGCCTCCGCGGGAATCCAGACGCATGTCCCAACAGCGCCATATCATCATCGGCACCGCCGGTCACGTCGACCACGGCAAGACCGCCCTGATCCGCGCCCTCACCGGCCAGGAAACGGACCGCCTCAAAGAAGAACAGGAACGGGGCATCTCCATCGACCTGGGCTTCGCCGCCTTTCGCTTGCCCGGCGGCCAGGTGGCCGGGGTGGTCGACGTCCCCGGTCATGAGCGTTTCATCCACAACATGCTCGCCGGTATCGGCGGCATCGATCTGGTGCTGCTGGTGGTGGACGTCAACGAAGGGGTCATGCCCCAGACCCGTGAGCACTTGCAAATTCTGCAACTGCTCGACGTCCGCCAGGGGATTCTCGTTCTCACCAAATGCGACCTGGCCGAGCCGGACTGGATCGACATCGTCGAGGAGGAGATCCGCGAGGAGGTCGCCGCGACCTTTCTCAAAAACGCCCCCTGCCTGCGGGTTTCGTCTCTGACCGGCGAAGGCATGCCGGAACTGACGACGGCCATCGCCGAGGCGGTGAAACACCTGCCGCCCAAGGATGCCGACGGCCCCTTGCGTCTGCCGGTCGATCGCCACTTCAGCGTCGCCGGTTTCGGCACCGTCGTCACCGGCACCCTGCTCTCCGGCACGGTGCGGCCGGGGGACGCGGTGGAGGTCATTCCGCCCGGGCTGACCGTGCGCGTGCGGGAAATCCAGGTGCACGGCAACAAACTGAGCGAGGCCCGGGCTGGGCAGCGGGTCGCCCTCAACCTGGCCGGACTCGACCGCGACCGCCTGCAACGCGGGGCGGTAGTCGGCGCGCCGGGCATCTTCGAGCAGACCGAGCGCCTCGACGCCCGACTGACCCTGCTCCCCTCGGCCCCCCGCCCGCTCAAGTTCCGCGATCCCGTCCATTTCTATCTCGGCACCGCCCGGGTCATCGGCATCGTCGCCCTGCTCGACCGCGACCAACTGGAGCCGGGGGAGAGCGCCCTGGTGCAGATCCACCTCGACCGGCCGCTGGTCGCCCACCGCCAGGACCGCTTCATCATCCGCTCCTATTCACCGATGACGACCATCGGCGGCGGGCTGGTGATCGACCCGGCGCCGATCAAACATAAACGCTTCCGCGACGAGGTGATGGCCGCGCTCAAAGCGCTGGAATCGGGGGAGATGGCCTTTCTGCTGCAAAAGCTCAGCGAACAGACCTGCGCCCGGGTCAAGGATCTGGAACTCGCCTCGGGCCTGGGACGGGAGCGCATCGAGCAGCACCTGGCGAGCCTGGGTGAGGACGGCCGCGCCGCCCGCCTGGGGGATCAATGGCTGACGACGGAGACCTCGCGCGCCTGGCGGCGGCGCCTGACCGAGGCAACCCGCCAGTATCACGAGCAGCACCCCTTGCAGCCCGGCATCCCCCACGCCACCCTCAAGGGAGCGCTCCCCACCAAGCTCGCCCCCAAGGGCTACGAGCAACTGCTGGCCGAGGCCCTGGCCGCCGGCGAACTGGTCCAGCAGCAGGAATGGCTGCGCCTGCCGGACTTCGCGCCGACCCCGACGGCGGCCCAGCAAAAGGTCATCGACCTGCTTGAAGCGACCTACCGCGCCGAGGGAGTGCAGGCCAAGAACCGCAACGCCATGCTCGAACAGCTGCGCCTCGACCCGGACACGGCCGAGGACTGCTTCACCCTGCTCTTCGCCGACGGTCGGCTGATCAAGCTCAACGAAGAAAGTTTTCTCCACCGGGACTGCTATAATCAGGCCCTGACCCAATTGATCGGGCACTTCGCCGCACATGAGACCCTGACCATGGCCGAGTTCCGCGACCTGCTCGGCAGCGCTCGCAAACAGACCCAAGCGCTGCTCGAATATTTCGACCGGCAGAAATACACCCTGCGCAAGGAAGACCTGCGGGTGGCCTGGCAACTGCCGAAGGTTCCCGAAAGATGAGGATAAGATGACCGATCAGCCGATCAAGCTCACCGCGCTCTCCAAAACCAGCGGCTGAGCCGCCAAGCTGGCCCCCGGGCCACTGGCGCAGGTGCTGCGCCAACTGCCGGTTTTCGAGGATGAAAATCTCCTTTCCAACGCGATCCCCTACGCCGACGCCGGGGTTTATCGCCTCAGGCTGGATTGCGCCCTGGTCCAGTCGATCGACTACTTCACGCCGATCGTCAACGATCCCGCCACCTTCGGCCGCATCGTCGGGGCCAACGCCCTGTCGGACATCTACGCCATGGGCGCCCGACCGTTGACGGTGATGAATCTCATCGGCTTCCCCCGCTGCCTGCCCCAGGAGATGCTGGTGGAAATCCTGCGCGGCGGCGCCGAGAAGGTGCGGGAAGCCGGGGCGGTGATCGTCGGCGGGCATACGGTGGAGGACGACGAACCCAAGTACGGCATGGCCGTCACCGGGCTGGTCGACCCGGCGCGACTGGTCTCGACCCTAGGCGCGCTCCCCGGCGACGCCCTGATTCTGACCAAGCCCCTCGGCACCGGCATTCTGGCCACCGCCCTCAAGGGGGAGGTGCTGAGCGAAGGGGATATCGCCGACGCCATCGCCGGCATGCAGCAGCTCAACAAGGCCGCCGCCGAAATCATGCTCGACATCGGCATCCATGCCTGCACCGACGTCACCGGTTTCGGCCTGCTCGGCCATGCCCTGGAACTGTCCGAAGCCAGCCGCGTCCAGATCGAGATCGAGGCGGCCGCCCTGCAGGTCTATCCCCACGCCGTGGAGATGGCCGCCATCGGCCTGGTCCCCGAGGGGAGCTACAACAACCGTCAGCATTACCTGCCCCAGGTCGTTAACGGCGCCGACCTCCCCCCGGAACTACTCGACATCCTCGCCGACCCCCAGACCTCTGGCGGCCTGCTCATCGCCGTTGCCCCGGAAAAGGCCGCCGAGTTGCAAGGGCGGCTGCGCGCCGCAGGCCTTGGCGACTTCCGCATCGGCACGGCCAGGGAGGGGCAAGCGGGCAGCGTGAAAGTGACCTGATTCGCCGCAACCCGCCACCTTTCCAATAAAAAAAAGGGCCGTCGACGCGGCCCTTTTTTGTTTCCCTCAAACTGTCTCTGAATTTATCTAGTCGCCCGGCGCGGCATCCGCCGCCTCGCTGCGGTTGCGCCCGTTCGCCTTGGCCCGGTAGAGGGCTTTGTCGACGGCCGTGA encodes the following:
- the rlmD gene encoding 23S rRNA (uracil(1939)-C(5))-methyltransferase RlmD, producing MAKPPVKPPKDQKSKRRVPEPPIELDINRLDDEGLGIGYYQTKEVLIAGALPGEKVTFAIEHEGQRRIIGQLRKVLRKSVERGVPSCKRAQDCQGCSLIAMNYPAQLRFKEAKVRRHLSNRTLLAEVPVLPILEAEQRLGYRTNAKLVMAKERGEVKIGLYRRGSHAVVDIADCPLHHPLINRIVAVVKEEIARQDVYLYNPRSKRGLLRYLTIKVAPAANRAMVTFVCSERNFRDLTHLGKWLMKKVPEVVSVQQNINSAEGNVIFGRETLKMLGVPDLIDQVGEIRLRIAPTSFFQVHNEQAARIYAQVRQWAGLKPGEIAVDLYCGIGGIALNLARDAARVIGIEVSEEAVRNARENARMNERNNCAFIAGDAAELIHDLAGELPPGSVAVLNPPRGGCAEEVLTELAGLEPRTIIYVSCNPETLARDLEILHRLGYGTEAVQPVDMFPQTPHVESIARLAPLPRTI
- a CDS encoding DNRLRE domain-containing protein — encoded protein: MRHLMTVLAVALFTTLSFSTAQALTLTAAKDSYIESGLPSTNFGTAPVDLIKRQDNTVWTRISYFGFDLSSLSHTAIADATFSLNFIDSARGITSDTINYSFELFGLTNESLDGWGENSITWDNSPSRVYTNADGLASLGTFSLTGKGLGAFDFTSQAFVDFLNSDTNDIATLVLARTTNQIGDNNYIHAVASRENTAVAGPRLAVTPIPEPSTLLLLGAGLVGIGLIGRRKRN
- the selD gene encoding selenide, water dikinase SelD; amino-acid sequence: MTDQPIKLTALSKTSGUAAKLAPGPLAQVLRQLPVFEDENLLSNAIPYADAGVYRLRLDCALVQSIDYFTPIVNDPATFGRIVGANALSDIYAMGARPLTVMNLIGFPRCLPQEMLVEILRGGAEKVREAGAVIVGGHTVEDDEPKYGMAVTGLVDPARLVSTLGALPGDALILTKPLGTGILATALKGEVLSEGDIADAIAGMQQLNKAAAEIMLDIGIHACTDVTGFGLLGHALELSEASRVQIEIEAAALQVYPHAVEMAAIGLVPEGSYNNRQHYLPQVVNGADLPPELLDILADPQTSGGLLIAVAPEKAAELQGRLRAAGLGDFRIGTAREGQAGSVKVT
- the yedF gene encoding sulfurtransferase-like selenium metabolism protein YedF produces the protein MKTLDCRLQKCPGPVVETRKQLLADPDEPLTVLVGDDTARQNVSRLALNLRCQVQATANEDGFALEITPGALPSAEAVVPAQGKTVVYVAADVMGAGDNDLGHILMKNFIFTLAELETPPDAILFVNGGVRLTTEGSDVIEPLEKLACNGADIASCGLCLEFFGLKDKLKVGRPTNMLDTVEQLTRAGRVVRP
- a CDS encoding tetratricopeptide repeat protein — translated: MKKMFLAGCLALLLCACGDRAKDLYDTAQLEERQYNAEHARQLYGEILQKYPDSPYAAQARERLAELEKP
- a CDS encoding superoxide dismutase, which produces MKRRIFLLALALFCAMAVMTGAALAQPFTLPALPYASDALEPYVDKLTMEIHHGLHHQGYVNNLNAQVKTFPELEGMALEGMMAKISSFNPAVRNNGGGHYNHDFFWKVMAPAGTGGAPSAELSAAINQAFGSLDELKKQFNQAGATRFGSGWAWLIVTPEKKLAVTSTANQDNPLMDIAEVKGTPILAIDVWEHAYYLSYQNRRAAYLNQWWQVVNWNEVNRRFAEALR
- the selB gene encoding selenocysteine-specific translation elongation factor, which produces MSQQRHIIIGTAGHVDHGKTALIRALTGQETDRLKEEQERGISIDLGFAAFRLPGGQVAGVVDVPGHERFIHNMLAGIGGIDLVLLVVDVNEGVMPQTREHLQILQLLDVRQGILVLTKCDLAEPDWIDIVEEEIREEVAATFLKNAPCLRVSSLTGEGMPELTTAIAEAVKHLPPKDADGPLRLPVDRHFSVAGFGTVVTGTLLSGTVRPGDAVEVIPPGLTVRVREIQVHGNKLSEARAGQRVALNLAGLDRDRLQRGAVVGAPGIFEQTERLDARLTLLPSAPRPLKFRDPVHFYLGTARVIGIVALLDRDQLEPGESALVQIHLDRPLVAHRQDRFIIRSYSPMTTIGGGLVIDPAPIKHKRFRDEVMAALKALESGEMAFLLQKLSEQTCARVKDLELASGLGRERIEQHLASLGEDGRAARLGDQWLTTETSRAWRRRLTEATRQYHEQHPLQPGIPHATLKGALPTKLAPKGYEQLLAEALAAGELVQQQEWLRLPDFAPTPTAAQQKVIDLLEATYRAEGVQAKNRNAMLEQLRLDPDTAEDCFTLLFADGRLIKLNEESFLHRDCYNQALTQLIGHFAAHETLTMAEFRDLLGSARKQTQALLEYFDRQKYTLRKEDLRVAWQLPKVPER